Proteins encoded together in one Fibrobacter sp. UWR2 window:
- a CDS encoding FISUMP domain-containing protein yields MNNVKMSRKFICSMAMPLAMMFAAFQTSALVACSDDKSVSGGASEEPSVYALKDITVAARAYYARTLESDGGSGEIAVSAPSNLFLYGGEARLSELDTVTLEPLDSVAITANICTTEPDTLTGEVTNPCDEGTATGSFKFKDITLKSPVVLIEAVAGEVSLKAIVDVRDSGSFAIDAMSHLAYYRIANLVASGSSFAAAKTQAESELMSAFAFGESPAIRQAALSEGVPYDLLEKVGEEFGAAGSVAGLSDSTRRALETSIEGLNIFTVVQFSPWSFERRGEGSAQYYQECLQKKTYYANLLASVFEHGTCSAEKEGTFADISGNLFELMCASGSWDIALRERNGARINHTFGTMTDARDGKVYKTVTLDLDGMSQTWMAENLKYEAEGSFCFDDECFEGVSSNSSIGRMYSFVSMLDSAYFKGAWEDEDGYVDYDSVKWDMIADSLDVLNFNMCPEGWHVARYEEWETLFSYLRNNFGAELGKETNWLMQSFGNPTGFGMDMVARVRGANGWFKIQFYPMKYLFAPTFLPESALKPEVSMSWAGVFGTIVSYSYSGERLGSHSHFVIEHYYGPATTGFVRCVMD; encoded by the coding sequence ATGAATAATGTTAAAATGAGCAGAAAGTTTATCTGCAGTATGGCGATGCCGCTCGCCATGATGTTCGCGGCTTTCCAGACGAGCGCACTTGTGGCGTGTTCCGATGACAAGTCCGTCTCGGGCGGTGCTTCGGAAGAGCCGAGCGTTTACGCCCTGAAAGATATCACGGTAGCGGCGCGGGCTTATTATGCACGCACCCTTGAAAGCGATGGCGGTTCCGGTGAAATTGCGGTGTCTGCTCCGTCGAATCTTTTCCTGTATGGGGGCGAAGCCCGTTTATCGGAACTGGATACGGTAACCTTGGAACCGCTGGACAGTGTGGCCATTACGGCCAATATCTGTACAACAGAACCGGATACCTTGACCGGCGAAGTAACTAATCCCTGTGACGAGGGAACAGCTACCGGATCGTTCAAGTTTAAGGACATCACGTTGAAAAGTCCCGTAGTCCTGATAGAGGCTGTTGCAGGGGAGGTGTCACTCAAGGCGATTGTGGACGTGCGAGATTCGGGTTCTTTTGCTATTGACGCTATGTCGCATTTGGCGTATTACCGAATCGCGAATCTTGTCGCGTCCGGTTCGTCGTTTGCCGCAGCGAAAACGCAGGCTGAATCAGAACTCATGAGTGCCTTTGCATTCGGCGAGTCACCAGCCATACGGCAGGCTGCCTTGAGTGAAGGTGTCCCGTATGATCTTCTGGAAAAAGTTGGAGAAGAGTTTGGCGCGGCGGGTTCGGTTGCAGGATTGTCGGATTCGACAAGGAGAGCGCTTGAAACGTCGATAGAGGGCCTGAATATTTTCACGGTTGTGCAATTTTCTCCTTGGAGCTTTGAAAGGCGCGGTGAGGGCTCTGCCCAGTATTACCAAGAATGCCTGCAGAAGAAAACTTATTATGCGAACCTGCTTGCGTCTGTGTTTGAGCATGGAACATGCTCGGCCGAGAAGGAGGGAACATTTGCCGATATTTCGGGCAATCTGTTTGAACTGATGTGCGCGTCCGGTTCCTGGGATATTGCTCTTCGCGAGAGGAACGGCGCCCGCATCAATCACACGTTCGGAACGATGACGGACGCCCGCGACGGCAAGGTGTACAAGACTGTGACTCTCGATCTGGATGGAATGTCGCAGACATGGATGGCGGAAAACCTGAAGTACGAGGCAGAGGGGTCATTCTGTTTTGATGACGAATGTTTCGAGGGCGTGTCATCGAATAGTTCCATTGGTCGCATGTATTCGTTCGTGTCTATGCTGGATTCTGCGTACTTTAAGGGAGCCTGGGAAGACGAAGATGGCTATGTCGATTACGATAGTGTGAAGTGGGATATGATTGCCGATTCGTTGGATGTCCTGAATTTTAACATGTGCCCCGAAGGTTGGCATGTGGCTCGATACGAAGAATGGGAAACTCTGTTCTCGTACCTGAGGAATAACTTTGGTGCCGAGTTGGGCAAGGAAACAAACTGGTTGATGCAGTCCTTTGGCAATCCGACGGGATTCGGCATGGATATGGTGGCTCGTGTGCGAGGGGCTAATGGTTGGTTCAAGATACAATTCTATCCGATGAAGTACCTGTTCGCTCCGACGTTCTTGCCTGAAAGTGCTCTTAAGCCGGAGGTTAGCATGTCGTGGGCTGGTGTGTTCGGAACGATTGTTAGTTATAGTTATTCGGGGGAACGTCTTGGTAGCCACTCTCATTTTGTAATTGAACATTATTATGGACCGGCAACAACGGGTTTCGTCCGTTGCGTCATGGATTAA
- a CDS encoding TIGR02147 family protein: MKGILEYTSYRRYIADYYAEKKAKSAFTWQDFTKAAGFTSTVYLKYVSDGYFNLSDAATKRVAAAMNLTEFEQEYFYEMVRFDRAKTDAEKKAIFKKMLSIAESHKAKILEGDSFRYFDSWKNPVIRELAPAMPGAKPLALAHACRPKITAAEVSETLNFLVKANLLQKDKDGKYAQTEIGVSTGPMDATPVAVREMHRQMGEFALGAIEGVPQNERHFSGLTLGVTHDAYDEIVQEIAEFRKRIIAIATRTNDTDEVYRLNVQFFPMTKKCVKKD; encoded by the coding sequence ATGAAGGGAATACTTGAATACACGAGCTACCGCCGGTATATTGCCGACTACTACGCCGAAAAAAAGGCCAAGTCGGCTTTCACCTGGCAGGACTTCACAAAGGCGGCAGGATTCACGTCGACTGTCTACCTTAAGTATGTGAGCGACGGATATTTCAACCTGAGCGATGCCGCCACGAAACGCGTGGCCGCGGCCATGAATCTGACGGAATTCGAACAGGAATACTTCTATGAGATGGTCCGGTTTGACCGCGCAAAGACGGATGCCGAGAAAAAGGCAATCTTCAAGAAGATGCTCTCTATCGCGGAATCGCACAAGGCGAAAATTCTGGAAGGGGACTCGTTCCGCTATTTCGACAGCTGGAAAAATCCTGTCATTCGCGAACTTGCTCCCGCTATGCCGGGCGCAAAGCCGCTAGCTCTCGCGCATGCGTGCCGCCCTAAAATTACCGCAGCCGAAGTGAGCGAAACTCTCAACTTTCTTGTCAAGGCGAACCTGCTCCAAAAGGACAAAGACGGGAAATATGCACAGACCGAAATAGGCGTGTCTACGGGTCCCATGGATGCGACTCCGGTAGCGGTTCGCGAAATGCATCGCCAGATGGGTGAATTTGCTCTCGGGGCCATAGAAGGTGTACCGCAAAATGAACGCCATTTTTCGGGCTTGACGCTTGGCGTCACACATGATGCCTACGATGAAATTGTTCAAGAAATTGCAGAATTCCGCAAAAGAATTATTGCGATTGCAACGAGAACGAATGATACGGACGAAGTATATCGTTTGAATGTTCAGTTCTTTCCGATGACAAAAAAGTGTGTAAAAAAGGATTAG